One Acidobacteriota bacterium genomic window, GGATCGCACTCCTCAGAGCCAGATCGGACGGGAGAGTGGCGCCGGGCTCGGCGTTGTCGCAGAAGACCTCAACAACGATGGGCATGTCGACTTCTACGTGGCGAACGATGGAACACCCAACCGGATGTGGGTCAATCGGGGTGACGGCACGTTTCGGGACGATGCGCTGATTGCTGGATGCGCCCTCAACGAGGACGGTGTGGCCGAGGCCAGCATGGGGGTCGACGTGGCCGACTTTGACGGCGACGGGGATCCCGACCTCGTGATGACCCACCTGGAGGATGAGACCCACACGGTCTATGTCAACGACGGGAACGGTTGGTTTGCGGACAGGTCCAACGAGATCGAGATCGGAACTCCTACCAAACACGCAACCGGATTCGGGGCCCGCTGGATCGACTTTGACAACGACGGCTGGCTTGATCTCTTTGTTGCAAACGGAGGGGTTCGCGCCGTCGCGGATCGTGATCTCGGTCAGGATCCTTACCCCTACGACCAGAAGAATCAGTTATTTCGAAATCTAGCCGGTGTCCGATTCGAGGAGGCAGAGCTTCACGAGACGGAGCCACGCGTCGGTCGAGGAGCGGCGTTCGGCGACATCGACAATGACGGCGACACCGATATCCTGGTCTGCAACAACAGTGGGCCGGCCGAACTCTGGGTCAACCGGGTCGGGCAGGACGCCGAGTGGCTAGGCCTCCGATTGGTTGAGGGTGACGCCGACGGGACCGCGACGGGTGCACGTGTCGAGGCGGTTCTGGTCGACGGTCCTCCGCTCCACCGAGCCGTTCGTTCGGCGGCCAGCTATCTCTCTTCCAGCGACCCACGTGTACTATTGGGACTGAACGGCAGGAGTCGTCTGCGGGAGATCCGCGTGACGTGGCCGGATGGGGTTGAGGAGCGATGGGACGCACCGAGTACGAGGCAGTACGTAACACTGAAGAAGGGGACCGGGAGTCGCGAACCGTGAGCGTGAAAGTCGTTCTTGGGCTCTTGCTCGTGACGGCGTTGACGGCAGGTTGCACCGGCCAGAGCGATCCCCCGACCGAGGCTACGCCTCCGGCCGGACCCACCGAATCCGCCGTGTCGATCGGTATCGATCATCCTTCGCTCGACGGACTGGACGCCGATGTCGCCGAGCGGATCACCCTCGCTCGCCGAAACGCCGAGACCGAAGATTCGGCTGCCAGTTACGGGCAACTTGGAATGGTCTATCAGGTCCATGACTTTCCGCTGGCCGCCCGCGCGTCTTACCTGCGGGCTGTCGAGATGGATTCGGCGGCAGCGGATTGGCACTATTACCTGGGATTGCTGGCGCGCCGGGCAGGGGAGCACGACGAAGCTCGCCAACACTTCGACCGCGTCCTGGAACAGGAACCCGCCGACCTCCCGTCGATCGTCTGGAACGCCGAGATGTCACTGACGGACAACGAATACGACAATGCGGAGAGTGGATTTCGTCGAGTCCTCGAACTGCAGTCCGATTCCGCGGCGGCCCTATTCGGGTTGGGTCGAGTTGCGCTGGCCCGTGAAGATAACGAACTGGCGATCGGGTACCTGCTGGATGGACTCGCCCTCGCTCCCGACGCGAATGCGATCCACTACCCGCTGGCGCTGGCCTATCGTGGCCAGGGCGATGTCGAACGGGCCAACGAACACCTGGAGGCGCGAGGCGATGTCGTCCCTCAGCCTCCGGACCCCAGGCGCGGGGCGTTGCAGCAACTGACAGAAGGTACCCGCGTTCACGGGTTGCGCGGCACGCTGTTGTTCAAGGAAGGTCGAGTCGAGGACGCCAAGGCGGAGTTCGAGGCCGCGGTCGAAGTGACCCCCGAAGATCCGCTGCCCCACAACAATCTCGGCCGCACGTTGATCGAGACCGGAGATATCGAAGGCGCGAGAAAGGCCTTCGAGAAGGCGATCGAGATTTCACCCAGGGATCCCATCGCGAACTACAATCTGGGAACGCTGTTGGCGCAGCTGGGGGACGACAACGCCGCCATCGAGCACCACCGGATTGTCGTCTCGGAACGTCCGGAGATGTTCGATGCCCACTTCAACCTGGCAAACGCGCTGCGTCGCACCGGCCAGCATGCGGCTGCAGTCCCGCACTATCGTGTGGTGATCGAGGGAGACCCCGGTCGAGCGGCCGCACGTCTGGCGGAAGCCTATACGCTGATCCGACTTCAGCGGGATGCGGAGGCGAGGGGTCGACTTGAGGAGGCCTACGAGGCGATTCCGGACAACCTCGAGATCTGTAATGCGTTGGCCAGAGTTCTTGCCGGTGCGTCGGATCCTGCGGTCAGGGATCCGAGACAGGCGATGGCTCTCGCGCAGAAGCTGCTGGTCGAGCAGCTGCACGTCGAGTACGCCACGACCCTGGCAATGGTGGCCGCCAGCATCGGTCGGTTCCAGGAGGCGGCGGCGTTACAACAGCAGGTGATCACCCAGGTGAGGGCCGGTGGGCTCGATGGGTTGCTTCCGGAACTGGAAGCCAACCTCCAGCGCTATCGCAGTGGTCAGCCCGCCACCGCACCGTGGTCGATGGACCACCCTCTGCTCTCGCCGTCCTAGTTGGACGGGGCTTCGGAGTCCGGATCCGGCGGCAGTTTCATGAACTGCAGCGCCAAGATCGAGAGCACGCAGTAGGCGGCGAAGAAGTAGAAGCCCCGTTCGATCTTCGCATCCATCGCCTCGGTGGCCTTGGCCGACAGGAATGCGACCAACACCCCGACGGTGAAGACGTCGGACATCGCCCACTTGCTGATCGCCTTGACGAATCCGAACAGTCGGTAACGCATCCGACTCTGACGCATCGCCAGAACGATGAACAAGATCCCGGCCTTGATGAAGGGCACCATCACGCCGAAAAAGAAGATCATGCCGGCGACGATGTCGTTGCCGGACTCGTGGAGCGATCGGACGGTCCCCAGGATGCTACGGGTCTCGTTCATCAGCTGCAGACCGCCGAACGAGACGCTGATGGTGATCAGGTCGTCGGTCAGGCCGGGGTAGAGCAGTCCAAATGAAACGACGATCAGCGCCAGGGCGAACCAGTTTCTCTTGCTCAACGGGCCACTCCGTTCAATGGGTCACGATCCTGAATGGTAGACGATCCAGAGCGTCAAAGGTTTCACTGCGCCGTCTTGAATCCGGCCTCGCCCTCGACGATCGTCACCTGCGGCCCCACGGGGACGTCCTTGAAGTGCTGCGTTTCGCCATTGGGCCAACGGACGGTCAACGTGTCGATCTTCCCGACATCGCCGAGGCCGACCACGGTCTCGACCGGCCCCTGTCCCATGCCGGGGTTGTGCGGGAACCGATCCCGGACGATCCGCTGTCCACCGACCTCGAAGGTCAGGCGGGCACCGATCGCCATGCGGTTGCTCTTGGTTCCCACCAGTTCGATCTGTGCCCGGGCCCGTGACGGGAAGCGATTTTCGAACAGCCGCAGCGGCCCGCCACCGACCGACGAAACCAGCAGGTCCGGCGCGCCGTCCCCGCTGAAGTCCGCGCCGATCACTGCGCGGGAGTCCGAGTCGATGTCCGCCCGACTGGCGAACGACGCGTCGACGAAGTCGCTACCGTCGGTGTTGAGGAAAAGGCGATTGCGCTCGTAGGCGCTGATGTTCAGGCCTTCCTTCGGCATCGTGAACGGATTCTCGACCCAGAACTCGCCGGCCTCCTCGTCCATCTCACGAAGTTGCGGCAGTCTCGCGTTCCGATCCAGGGGCCGTGTCACGACGGCCCTCCAAAGGCAGGTTCAGCCGTCGGGTTCATCGCGATCGGCGCTCATGAATCCCGTCGTGGCGTAGAGATCGTTGAGACCGTCTCCATCGACGTCGACCATCGTCGGGGCGTAGGCCCAGCCGACATGACTGACACCGGCATCGTCGCCTCGTTCGGCGAAGCTGCCGTCGCTCTGGACCGCATAGAGACGGTTGCCCGCGCACGATCCGCGAATCTGTGGGTAGACCCCTTCCGGGTAGTCGTCGGGTCCGACAAACGAGATGATCCGTCGCCCCATCTTGGAGTACATGTTTGCCACGTAGATCTCGGGCTTGTCGTCGTGATTCAGGTGGCCGGCGAAGACTCCCATGCTGGTCGAGTAGTCGCCGATTCCTGTCTCGCCGGTGGCATCGCGGAACGTCCCGTCGGCGCTGCCGATCAGCAGGACGTTGGTGCCGAAGTCGTTGGCGATGTAGAGGTCGGGGTAGATATCGTCATTAAAGAAAAGCGCGGCAGCCGCAAACGACTGTTGGGGGCCGCCACCGGCATGGGTCTCTCGCGTCACATCCTTGAAGCGGCCATCGCCGAGGTTGCGCCAGAGGGCGTTCTGACCGCCGGACTCGACGTCGCCGACCCACGGTCGGTTTGGCATGCGGGAGCGACGCATGTCGTCCTTCAGGTACACGATATAGATGTCCAGCAACCCATCCAGGTCGTAGTCGAAGACCACCGTGCCCAGCGGAACGCGGGAGATCCGAAGTCCCGACGTCGCGGTCACATCCACGAACCGTTTGCCGTCATCATTGCGGTAGAGACGACTGCCCAGCAGCAGATCGGGATCGGCATCGTTGTCGTAGTCGATCCAGCCGGCGAGGGTGTGCTTCAGGATCGGCCTGGGTGCGCGTAGCCCCTTCTTCAATCCAAGCTGCGTCGCGACGTTCTCGAACTTCTTGCCGTCCTGCGAGCGCAGAAGATAGGGCGTGCCGTCCAGCGAGCCGACGGCAATGTCCAGCCAGCCGTCGCCGTTGAAATCCTCGACGGCGATCTGAAAGCGGAACTCTCGCACCTTTTCCGATGGCAGCTTCCAGTTGTCGATCAGTCCTAACCGCGAGAGACCGCGACGTGCGGTGACCTCCTCGAACAGCATCCGATCGCCCTGGCGAATCGTCTCTGCCGTCACCGACAATTTCGAGAGGACCGCCGCGGTTGTCGTGATCTCCTCCGGTGTCTCGACCCGGAACTCGGCCGCATAGTGAACGTCGATCTCGATCGGGCGACCCGCGGCATCCCGGCCGGCAACGGAGAACAGCAGGGCCGCGTCCCAGCGTTGGGGCGCGTCTCCGATCTGACGGAGCTTCAGCACGCGGAGTCGGTATCGATCCACGAAGCCGAGACGTTTGTACAGCTCGGTCATGTGGCCAAAGACCGCAGCGGCGTTCGCTTCCTTCGGTTTCGCACCCTCGTCGACCGAACGCGACCTGGAGGAGATCTGTGAGACGCGTTTCTCCGTGGAGTCACCGGACAATAGGTGTCCCTTGAATCCCGGGCGGGCCAGAGCGGTGACGGGCTTAGAGTCGTCGGCCAGGGCGTCAAATAGCCCGACGCCGAAGTGTTTCTCGATCTTGAACGCGACGTGCTCCGCGTCCCAGATGACCAGCTGTTTCTTCGCATCCAACTCGACATCGGAAAGCTGGGGCGCCTGCTGGGCAGGGGCCGCCTGAACGCACGCAGCCAGGACTATCGCGCCGATGGCGACGAGTCGTCCCGCCCTTATTTCCTGGGTACCGAACATTCGAAAGAAGATACCGGAAATGCCCCGGTCGTGCAGCTAGAATGCCC contains:
- a CDS encoding CRTAC1 family protein — translated: MSGAYYFPEIMGSGGALVDYDRDGDLDVFLVQGVEFPSHDPAGPMTTAPPVEPGDRLFRNELHPTGQLTFTDVTDEAGIAGVSYGMGVAVGDYDLDGWPDLYVTNFGSNVLWRNDGDGSFTDVTVTAHVDDSRWSASAIFADYDGDGWPDLFVINYVSFTIAGNKQCFNFRSTLDYCGPSSYRPQPDSLFRNRGDGTFEDRTPQSQIGRESGAGLGVVAEDLNNDGHVDFYVANDGTPNRMWVNRGDGTFRDDALIAGCALNEDGVAEASMGVDVADFDGDGDPDLVMTHLEDETHTVYVNDGNGWFADRSNEIEIGTPTKHATGFGARWIDFDNDGWLDLFVANGGVRAVADRDLGQDPYPYDQKNQLFRNLAGVRFEEAELHETEPRVGRGAAFGDIDNDGDTDILVCNNSGPAELWVNRVGQDAEWLGLRLVEGDADGTATGARVEAVLVDGPPLHRAVRSAASYLSSSDPRVLLGLNGRSRLREIRVTWPDGVEERWDAPSTRQYVTLKKGTGSREP
- a CDS encoding tetratricopeptide repeat protein, with protein sequence MSVKVVLGLLLVTALTAGCTGQSDPPTEATPPAGPTESAVSIGIDHPSLDGLDADVAERITLARRNAETEDSAASYGQLGMVYQVHDFPLAARASYLRAVEMDSAAADWHYYLGLLARRAGEHDEARQHFDRVLEQEPADLPSIVWNAEMSLTDNEYDNAESGFRRVLELQSDSAAALFGLGRVALAREDNELAIGYLLDGLALAPDANAIHYPLALAYRGQGDVERANEHLEARGDVVPQPPDPRRGALQQLTEGTRVHGLRGTLLFKEGRVEDAKAEFEAAVEVTPEDPLPHNNLGRTLIETGDIEGARKAFEKAIEISPRDPIANYNLGTLLAQLGDDNAAIEHHRIVVSERPEMFDAHFNLANALRRTGQHAAAVPHYRVVIEGDPGRAAARLAEAYTLIRLQRDAEARGRLEEAYEAIPDNLEICNALARVLAGASDPAVRDPRQAMALAQKLLVEQLHVEYATTLAMVAASIGRFQEAAALQQQVITQVRAGGLDGLLPELEANLQRYRSGQPATAPWSMDHPLLSPS
- a CDS encoding paraquat-inducible protein A, with the translated sequence MSKRNWFALALIVVSFGLLYPGLTDDLITISVSFGGLQLMNETRSILGTVRSLHESGNDIVAGMIFFFGVMVPFIKAGILFIVLAMRQSRMRYRLFGFVKAISKWAMSDVFTVGVLVAFLSAKATEAMDAKIERGFYFFAAYCVLSILALQFMKLPPDPDSEAPSN
- a CDS encoding VCBS repeat-containing protein; amino-acid sequence: MFGTQEIRAGRLVAIGAIVLAACVQAAPAQQAPQLSDVELDAKKQLVIWDAEHVAFKIEKHFGVGLFDALADDSKPVTALARPGFKGHLLSGDSTEKRVSQISSRSRSVDEGAKPKEANAAAVFGHMTELYKRLGFVDRYRLRVLKLRQIGDAPQRWDAALLFSVAGRDAAGRPIEIDVHYAAEFRVETPEEITTTAAVLSKLSVTAETIRQGDRMLFEEVTARRGLSRLGLIDNWKLPSEKVREFRFQIAVEDFNGDGWLDIAVGSLDGTPYLLRSQDGKKFENVATQLGLKKGLRAPRPILKHTLAGWIDYDNDADPDLLLGSRLYRNDDGKRFVDVTATSGLRISRVPLGTVVFDYDLDGLLDIYIVYLKDDMRRSRMPNRPWVGDVESGGQNALWRNLGDGRFKDVTRETHAGGGPQQSFAAAALFFNDDIYPDLYIANDFGTNVLLIGSADGTFRDATGETGIGDYSTSMGVFAGHLNHDDKPEIYVANMYSKMGRRIISFVGPDDYPEGVYPQIRGSCAGNRLYAVQSDGSFAERGDDAGVSHVGWAYAPTMVDVDGDGLNDLYATTGFMSADRDEPDG
- a CDS encoding ASPIC/UnbV domain-containing protein encodes the protein MTRPLDRNARLPQLREMDEEAGEFWVENPFTMPKEGLNISAYERNRLFLNTDGSDFVDASFASRADIDSDSRAVIGADFSGDGAPDLLVSSVGGGPLRLFENRFPSRARAQIELVGTKSNRMAIGARLTFEVGGQRIVRDRFPHNPGMGQGPVETVVGLGDVGKIDTLTVRWPNGETQHFKDVPVGPQVTIVEGEAGFKTAQ